CTTATAAATATGGTAAAATTCTTAGTGAAGACTATGAGTTTAAAAATAATGATGCTATAGAAGTAAAATCATTGCTAGAATCAAGCAAGACAAGTCTTGAACCAGAAGGTGGCAATGCCTTGAGACTAATTATTAATGGAGAAGAAAAAATAATACACCATAATAAGAAAAGCTTTATTTTTGTTGATGTTTTCGACTATATTGATATAAATCTGACTAAACCTCAGGGAGAGCTCATCTTAAATGTTAATGGGATAAAGGCAGAGTTTACTCAAGAATTAAGAGAAAATGACAGAGTAGATGTATATTGGAAAAAATAATTTTACTTTAATAATATATATAGCTTAAGGAGGACAACAATGACAGTAGATGCTTTATACACTAAGAAAGTGAAGTGCCCTGTATGTAATAATGAATTTACTACTAGTAAAATGAGGACAACTCAGGTTAGAATAGATAAAGTAGATGGAGACTTTATGAATCATTACAAGAGCGAAAACCCATTAAAATATCAGGTTTTTGTGTGTCCTAAATGTGGATATTCGGCATTAGAAAATAGGTTCAATAAAATTAGAGCAGCAGAGAGAGAAATTATAAAGAAAGAAGTATCATCAAAATGGAAAGAAAGAGACTATTCTGGTCCTAGAACAGATGATGATGCTATTCAATGCTATATGCTTGCTTTTTATTGTGGACAACTTATGGGAATAAAAAATTATGAACTTGGAAATATTGCATTAAAGATAGCTTGGTTTTTTAGAGCAAAAAAAAGTGATGAAGAAATGAGGTTCTTACAGAATGCAGTGGAGCTTTTTGAGAAAGCATTCTATGAAGAAGATTTATTATCACAATCCACAGATGAAATTACACTTGGGTATTTAATTGGTGAACTACATAGAAGATTAGGAAGAAAAAAAGAAGCTCTATTATGGTTTGGAAAAACTGTATCAAATCCTCTAATAAAGACTAATCCTAGGATAGAAAGTTTAGCTAGGGAGCAATGGCTTCTAGCAAAGGAGGACGAGAATGAGCAATGATAAGAAAATTTATTATGAAAGTATGGAAACAGATATAGGTCATTTGTGGATTGGGTTTACTAGTAAAGGATTGGCTAGATTAGAATTTTCAATAAGGAAGGATCAGTTTGCAGTAGAACTTAAAAAAAGTTATGATGATATAATTGAATATAGTGGAACGGCTTCTGACTATAAGAAACAAATAAGTCTTTACTTTGAAAAAAAACTAAAAAGCTTTAATTTACCTTTGGATTTAGTGGGTACACCTTTTCAGTTATCAGTTTGGCAAGAGCTAATAAAAATCCCTTATGGAGAGGTAAGAACATATAAGGACATTGCAATTGCAGTAGGAAAAGCAAAGGGATTTAGAGCAGTAGGAATGGCAAACAACAGAAATCCAGTATCTATAGTAGTACCTTGTCATAGAGTCATCGGAAGCAGTAAAGAGCTTGTAGGCTATGGTGGAGGAATAGAGGCTAAAGTAAAGCTATTAAAACTAGAAGGGTTGAATATAATTGAAAAAGAACGTAATGGAAATAAGCTGTATTATGTTTCGTAATAAATTTTAATATTTACCTGACATTATAATTGTCAGGTTTTTTGTTGCACTCAGGAATAAGTCCCACATAGTATATAATAAAATGTTTTAAAGGTGGGATATTTATGTATTATTATACAGAAAACAGAAACTCAATAAAATTACCAATAGTACTTATACCAGGTCTTTTTGGTTCACTTGGCGATGATATATTACCTGGAACTGGAGATTTTAGCTTTGGTATGGCTGAGTATATATATAGGCCCATAATAGATAATTTAGAGGAACTAGGGTATAGAGAAGGAAAAGATTTGTTCGTAGCTTTTTATGATTGGAGAAAGGGTTGTGAATACAACGTAGAAAAATATTTGATACCTAAAATAGAAGATGCTAAGAGAATATCTATGAAAAATAAAATAGATATAATAGGTCATAGCTTAGGTGGACTTGTAGCTAGAACTTATGTTCAGGGCTCCATATATAATAGTGATGTCAGAAACCTTATAATGATGGGAACCCCCAATGCCGGTGCAGTAAATGCATATTACTTTTGGAGCGGGGGGCAGATGCCTTACGATAGACTAGAGAGAAATGTATTTTATCAGCTATTAAAAATTGGGTTCACTTGGATATATAGGTTTTTACATGGGCCAATAAGCAATTTGAATATTTTGAGAAATATTTTCCCAGTAGCTGAGGAATTACTTCCTAGCTATGAATACGGAAACTATTTATTTTATGATGATAATGGAAGAATTAAAAAGCCAGTACCAATTACTCAAATGGAATCACAAAATAGACATCTTAATAAATTAAATGGGACTAGTTATACAATATTTAATAGAGGTGTAATACCATATCATATAATAGGAACAGGCTTAGAAACAATAGATATAATTTGCGTGAATAAAAACGAAAAAGTACGTGATAAATGGTTTGATGGTAAACCAATATATTCTATTT
This is a stretch of genomic DNA from Proteiniborus sp. DW1. It encodes these proteins:
- a CDS encoding methylated-DNA--[protein]-cysteine S-methyltransferase; this translates as MSNDKKIYYESMETDIGHLWIGFTSKGLARLEFSIRKDQFAVELKKSYDDIIEYSGTASDYKKQISLYFEKKLKSFNLPLDLVGTPFQLSVWQELIKIPYGEVRTYKDIAIAVGKAKGFRAVGMANNRNPVSIVVPCHRVIGSSKELVGYGGGIEAKVKLLKLEGLNIIEKERNGNKLYYVS
- a CDS encoding DUF2225 domain-containing protein, whose product is MTVDALYTKKVKCPVCNNEFTTSKMRTTQVRIDKVDGDFMNHYKSENPLKYQVFVCPKCGYSALENRFNKIRAAEREIIKKEVSSKWKERDYSGPRTDDDAIQCYMLAFYCGQLMGIKNYELGNIALKIAWFFRAKKSDEEMRFLQNAVELFEKAFYEEDLLSQSTDEITLGYLIGELHRRLGRKKEALLWFGKTVSNPLIKTNPRIESLAREQWLLAKEDENEQ